The proteins below are encoded in one region of Mycobacterium pseudokansasii:
- a CDS encoding ATP-dependent helicase — translation MTAVRNARHSAAELACALGLFPPTQEQEAVIAAPPGPLVVIAGAGAGKTETMAARVVWLIANGYAEPGQVLGLTFTRKAAGQLLRRVRSRLARLAGLEPGPAACESAGTPVVSTYHAFAGNLLRDYGLLLPVEPDTRLLTETELWQLAFEVVNGYRGELRTQKTPAAVTAMVLRLWGQLAEHLVDTGQLRDTHVELERLVHTLPAGHYQRDRGPSQWLLRMLATQNERAELVPLLDALLERMRAGKVMDFGLQMASAARLAASFPQVGRELRNQFRVVLLDEYQDTGHSQRVALSSLFGGGVDDGLALTAVGDPIQSIYGWRGASATNLPRFTTDFPRSDGTPAPILELRTSWRNPPRALHLANAISAEARRRSVAVRALRARPDAPPGTVRCALLPDVQAERDWIADHLQRHYLRARADGIGPPTAAVLVRRNADAAPIADALRARGIPVEVVGLAGLLSIPEVADVVAMLRLVAEPTAGAAAMQVLTGPRWRLGSRDLAALWRRALALVSGPNESSPESIAAAAGPDSDTPCLADAISDPGPADWYSVAGYRRIVALAGELNLLRAQLGHCLPDLVAEVRRVLGVDCEARATSAATAEWSGTEHLDAFADVVAKYAERATSSSTEVRAKAPVAGLLAYLDVAAEVENGLPPAQPAVARDRVQVLTVHAAKGLEWQVVAVAHLSGGVFPSTASRSTWLTDPGELPPLLRGDRASAWALGVPVLDTSTVTNRKQLSDKISEHRRQLDQRRVDEERRLLYVAVTRAEDTLLVSGHHWGASGVKPCGPSEFLCEVKDIIDYSVAAGDPCGIVDQWASAPAEGERNPLRDNVVQAVWPAEPLGARRADVEHGARLVAEATAADVVDAGGADTEGWVHDVDALLAERARAAQPPARELPGQLSVSGLVELGRDPAKARQRLAHRLPSRPDPQALLGNAFHSWVQQFYGAELLFDLGDLPGAADSDVSNAEELAKLRAAFTASPWAARTPIAVEVPFEMPIGDTVVRGRIDAVFADPDGGVTVVDWKTGEPPRGPEARRQAAVQLAVYRLAWAALLGCSESSVRTAFYYVRSGITVVPDELPDGAALAALLADSARRCDT, via the coding sequence CTGGCGCGGTTGGCCGGGCTGGAACCCGGCCCGGCGGCGTGCGAATCCGCGGGCACGCCGGTGGTCAGCACCTACCACGCATTTGCCGGGAACTTGCTGCGTGACTACGGATTGCTGCTGCCCGTCGAGCCCGACACCAGGCTGCTCACCGAGACCGAGCTGTGGCAGCTGGCGTTCGAGGTGGTCAACGGATATCGCGGTGAGTTGCGTACTCAGAAGACCCCGGCGGCGGTCACCGCAATGGTGCTGCGGTTATGGGGCCAGCTCGCCGAGCACCTGGTGGACACCGGGCAACTCCGCGACACCCACGTTGAGCTGGAGCGGCTGGTGCACACGCTGCCGGCGGGCCACTATCAGCGCGACCGCGGCCCCAGCCAGTGGTTGCTGCGGATGCTGGCCACCCAGAATGAGCGCGCTGAGTTGGTGCCGTTGCTGGATGCGTTGCTAGAACGCATGCGAGCCGGGAAGGTGATGGACTTCGGGTTACAGATGGCGTCTGCCGCACGGCTGGCGGCGTCGTTCCCGCAGGTCGGTCGCGAACTGCGGAACCAATTCCGGGTGGTGTTGCTCGATGAGTACCAGGACACCGGCCATTCGCAGCGGGTCGCGTTGTCGTCATTGTTCGGCGGCGGAGTCGATGACGGGCTGGCGCTCACGGCGGTCGGGGACCCGATTCAGTCGATCTACGGGTGGCGCGGTGCCTCGGCGACGAACCTGCCGCGCTTCACCACTGACTTCCCCCGCTCCGACGGCACACCAGCGCCGATCCTGGAGTTGCGGACCAGTTGGCGTAACCCGCCGCGAGCGCTGCACTTGGCAAACGCCATTTCTGCCGAGGCGCGCCGGCGATCGGTCGCGGTGCGTGCATTGCGGGCGCGCCCGGACGCCCCGCCCGGGACTGTTCGCTGCGCACTGCTCCCCGACGTGCAGGCCGAACGTGACTGGATCGCCGACCACCTTCAGCGGCATTACTTGCGGGCTCGGGCCGATGGGATCGGCCCGCCTACCGCAGCCGTGCTGGTCCGCCGCAATGCTGACGCGGCACCCATCGCCGATGCACTGCGTGCTCGCGGGATCCCGGTCGAAGTTGTTGGGCTGGCCGGCCTGTTGTCGATTCCAGAGGTCGCCGACGTGGTGGCCATGCTGCGCCTGGTGGCCGAGCCGACGGCCGGAGCCGCGGCGATGCAGGTGCTGACCGGTCCCCGGTGGCGGCTCGGTAGCCGGGATCTGGCAGCGCTGTGGCGGCGCGCGCTGGCCCTGGTGAGCGGCCCGAACGAGTCGTCGCCCGAATCGATTGCGGCGGCAGCCGGCCCGGACAGCGACACCCCATGTCTGGCCGACGCGATCAGCGACCCGGGTCCGGCCGACTGGTACTCGGTGGCAGGGTACCGGCGCATCGTGGCCCTGGCCGGCGAACTGAACCTGCTGCGTGCACAACTCGGCCATTGCCTGCCGGATCTGGTTGCCGAAGTGCGCCGCGTGCTGGGTGTCGATTGCGAAGCCCGCGCCACATCGGCCGCTACCGCAGAGTGGTCTGGCACCGAGCATCTCGACGCTTTCGCCGACGTGGTAGCGAAATACGCCGAGCGGGCTACCTCGTCGAGCACGGAGGTGCGGGCAAAGGCGCCGGTGGCTGGTCTGCTGGCCTATTTGGACGTGGCCGCAGAAGTGGAAAACGGCTTGCCCCCCGCGCAGCCGGCGGTTGCGCGCGACAGGGTGCAGGTGCTCACCGTGCATGCCGCAAAGGGCTTGGAGTGGCAGGTCGTGGCGGTCGCACACCTGTCGGGTGGAGTTTTCCCGTCGACCGCGTCGCGGAGCACCTGGTTAACCGATCCCGGTGAGCTACCACCACTGCTGCGCGGCGACCGCGCCTCGGCCTGGGCACTCGGTGTCCCGGTCCTGGACACCTCGACGGTAACCAATCGAAAACAGCTGTCGGACAAGATCTCTGAGCACCGTCGGCAGCTCGATCAGCGGCGCGTCGATGAGGAGCGCCGGTTGCTGTATGTGGCCGTCACTCGTGCCGAGGACACCCTGTTGGTATCGGGTCACCACTGGGGCGCTAGCGGGGTCAAGCCGTGCGGGCCGTCGGAATTCCTCTGCGAAGTCAAAGACATCATCGATTACTCGGTTGCGGCCGGCGATCCGTGCGGGATTGTGGACCAGTGGGCCTCCGCACCGGCGGAAGGAGAACGTAACCCGTTGCGGGACAACGTTGTCCAGGCAGTTTGGCCAGCTGAGCCGCTGGGCGCGCGGCGCGCTGACGTTGAACACGGGGCCCGGCTGGTGGCTGAGGCAACAGCGGCGGACGTAGTCGACGCCGGAGGTGCTGACACCGAGGGGTGGGTCCATGACGTCGATGCGTTACTGGCCGAACGTGCGCGCGCGGCGCAACCGCCGGCCCGCGAGCTGCCGGGCCAGTTGTCTGTCAGCGGTCTGGTGGAGCTGGGCCGCGATCCCGCGAAGGCGCGGCAGCGGCTAGCCCATCGTCTGCCGTCGCGTCCGGATCCGCAAGCTTTGCTGGGCAACGCCTTTCACTCCTGGGTCCAGCAGTTCTACGGAGCGGAATTGCTGTTCGATCTCGGAGACCTTCCGGGTGCCGCCGACTCCGACGTAAGCAACGCCGAGGAGTTGGCCAAACTGCGGGCGGCCTTCACCGCATCGCCCTGGGCTGCTCGGACCCCGATCGCGGTAGAAGTGCCGTTCGAGATGCCGATCGGCGACACCGTGGTTCGCGGCCGCATCGATGCGGTGTTCGCCGACCCCGACGGCGGCGTCACCGTGGTCGACTGGAAAACCGGTGAGCCGCCACGCGGGCCGGAAGCCAGGCGGCAGGCCGCCGTCCAGTTGGCCGTCTACCGGCTGGCGTGGGCTGCGCTGCTCGGCTGCTCGGAGTCATCGGTACGCACCGCGTTCTACTACGTGCGCAGTGGCATCACCGTTGTTCCCGATGAGTTGCCCGACGGTGCAGCGTTGGCCGCGCTGCTTGCTGACTCCGCTCGCCGTTGCGACACCTGA
- a CDS encoding potassium channel family protein produces the protein MAKGSWRRLRRLDERLTVQPSYALVGVLRIPSGRASPARIITRRVAIALAALLVGAITVYVDRDGYHDSQGDELTFLDCLYYSAVTLSTTGYGDITPISEFARATNVLIITPLRIAFLILLVGTTLEVVTETSRQALKIQRWRNRVRNHTVVIGYGTKGKTAITAMLGDEVVPGEIVVVDTDRAALDRAAAAGLVTVHGDATKSDVLRLAGAQHAASIIVAASRDDTAALVTLTAREISPKAKIVASIREAENQHLLEQSGADSVVVSSETAGRLLGLATTTPSVVQMIEDLLTPDTGLAIAEREVEPSEVGGSPRHLGDIVLGVVRNGQLLRIGAPEVDAIEADDRLLYVRNTGQ, from the coding sequence GTGGCAAAAGGTAGTTGGCGGCGGCTGAGGCGTCTCGACGAGAGGTTGACGGTCCAGCCGAGTTACGCACTCGTCGGCGTGTTACGCATTCCTTCGGGTCGGGCCAGTCCCGCGCGCATCATTACCCGCCGAGTGGCTATTGCCTTGGCGGCGTTGTTGGTCGGCGCCATTACCGTCTACGTCGACCGGGACGGATACCACGACTCACAGGGCGACGAACTGACGTTTTTGGATTGCCTGTACTACTCGGCGGTGACGTTGTCGACGACCGGTTATGGCGACATCACACCCATTTCCGAATTCGCGCGCGCGACCAACGTCTTGATCATCACACCGCTGCGTATCGCGTTCCTGATCCTGTTGGTCGGGACGACGCTCGAGGTGGTCACTGAGACGTCCCGGCAAGCACTGAAGATCCAGCGTTGGAGGAACAGAGTGCGCAACCACACCGTCGTCATCGGCTATGGGACCAAAGGCAAAACGGCGATTACCGCGATGCTCGGCGACGAGGTGGTCCCTGGTGAGATTGTCGTCGTCGACACCGACCGGGCAGCCCTCGACCGCGCGGCGGCGGCGGGTTTGGTCACCGTCCATGGTGACGCCACCAAATCCGACGTGCTGCGGTTGGCCGGTGCTCAGCATGCCGCCTCGATCATCGTTGCCGCGAGCCGTGACGACACGGCGGCGTTGGTCACTTTGACCGCCCGCGAGATCTCGCCCAAGGCCAAGATCGTGGCTTCCATCCGGGAGGCCGAAAACCAGCATCTGCTCGAGCAATCGGGGGCGGACTCGGTGGTGGTTTCCTCCGAGACCGCCGGCCGATTGCTTGGCCTTGCCACCACTACACCCAGCGTTGTGCAGATGATCGAGGACCTGTTGACGCCGGATACGGGGCTGGCGATTGCCGAACGCGAGGTGGAGCCGAGCGAAGTCGGCGGTTCTCCGCGGCATCTGGGGGACATCGTGCTCGGCGTCGTCCGCAAC